In the Procambarus clarkii isolate CNS0578487 chromosome 70, FALCON_Pclarkii_2.0, whole genome shotgun sequence genome, TGAAAGGATGTATGAGCAATAACTTTTTTGCGTTAATGAAATGGATGTTGTCcttttgatttgtgtgtgtagggCTACGCTTCCATGCATCAGTGCTTCGGTATTatggagttgttgactaaggcatctcagtaatgttggtgtgtagtgtgtgtgtgtgtgtgtgtgtgtgtgtgtgtgtgtgtgtgtgtgtgtgtgtgtgtgtgtgtgtgtgtgtgtgtgtgtgtgagtcctgACCTAAATGAACTTACCTAAATGTGTTTACATCATCGAGCCATAGATAAGCTATTCAaagtagcaatatatatatatatatatatatatatatatatatatatatatatatatatatatatatatatatatatcgggtaAAGCATTAGTCCGCCTTCCTAGAGGACGAGACATACTTGCACCTGCAACTGTGCAATGATTTCATCCTATTGAGTAGACTTAGAATGTTGTCATCTCCTTGGTCTTTAAGAACATTATctgcaccctccccctcccccccccccccctcacacacacaccctctccctcACGTCTACTAAACATTCAGAAAATGTTGGACTGACATACTGACAGAGAGTGCGTGATCTGCTATATACTGACAGAGTGTGGTGATCTGCTATATACTGACAGACAGAGTGGTGATCTGCTATATACTGACAGAGTGTGGTGATCTGCTATATACTGACAGACAGAGTGGTGATCTGCTATATACTGACAGAGTGTGGTGATCTGCTATATACTGACAGACAGAGTGGTGATCTGCTATATACTGACAGAGTGTGGTGATCTGCTATATACTGACAGACAGAGTGGTGATCTGCTATATACTGACAGAGTGTGGTGATCTGCTATATACTGACAGACAGAGTGGTGATCTGCTATATACTGACAGTGTGATAACGACATTACTGACGTCGAGGAAGTGATGAAGTAAGAGAACCTTCCCAATTGTACTTAACAATCAGAGACACACACACGGGCCCGCCATCAAGCTGTTGATGACGTACTGTTTATGGCTTACTGTTGCTGGCTTGCTGTTGCTGACTTACTGTTGCTGGCTTGCTGTTGCTGACTTACTGTTGCTGGCTTGCTGTTGCTGACTTACTGTTGCTGGCTTGCTGTTGCTGACTTACTGTTGCTGGCTTGTTGTTGCTGACTTACTGTTGATGGCATACTGTTGCTGGGTTGATTTTGCTGGCTTGCTGTTCGTGGCTTGCTACTGTTGAATTACTGTTGCTGGCTTGCTGTTGCTGAGATGCTGTTCCCTGACAGGTGACCATTACTAGATTACTGCTGCTGGGTTAATGTTGGTGGCTTGCTGTTAAGCGAACACAGGCCTGGGTCAAGCGATGTGTGTATGAGTGAATGTCAGGTGCTGTATATTCACTCTGCCCTGTGTGTGTGCACCTGCTGTTGCCGTCATTATGTCTGGGTGTGTGTCATCATACCTCGGTATATGTCGTTATATCGGGGTATGTTGCAGTGTTGCCCATTGCAGGTTCCGGGTTAGCGTCGTCGTCCGTCTATCTGGCTAATTTGCTGCGACTCCGATGATCATTTACACGTTCACCTGTGGTTGGATTTCCTTATGTGTATTTGTTAGCAGCGATACACTCAAGATGCACTGTCCTGATAGACTTAGAATTGGTCTTTCTGCGCTCGAGCAAGTTCTGAAATTGAGTACTCTCTGAATCTGCAATTTCAGTGGGGTATGACTTAGTCTTACGCGATGCAATTCATTGTTGGGTAGTACTTTCTTCTGGTTTCTAGATTAAAGGTCAGAGCTGGCAATAGGCAGTGACGTGTTCTTTTCCGCCTATGGTTTATGACAGAGCTGCTCTGGGGCTAATTTCACCTCCTTGTTTGAAATCAAGGATCTTGAAGACATGCTCGAGGATATCAGAtaactttttttttaagttttgaagGTTATCCTTGATCCAATTTAGTCGGTAGACAGTTTGAGTCTCTACTTGTTACGTTCTTTTATTCTGAGGCCTTTAATTACACAATTACTCTTCGTTTCCTGTTGAACAGGTTTTCTCTCACACCCAGTTCAACACGCTATCAGTTACTCTAGTGTTTTTCTCTGATTTATGTAGAAGCTTCAATTGTGAAGCCGTACCGAAGACTTTCTGGCCGTCCAGAGAGATGCAGCCAGTCATCCTGTCTTTCTTGTGCAATCTTTGGCATCTTTTCATTGGACTCCAGCAGTCTTCCCGTGTTGAAGCTACAGTACATAATTTGTCTCGTTCTTTGTGCTCCACTATTCTATTATTTAATTTAACTAGGAAATTGCAGGGTACATATGTAATATTACATATGTAACTAAGTGATTTatgtttatagctcttattatataTTGATATGACAATATCTTCTAGCTGTTTGGAACGTCTCCCATCTCAAGTAAAGCTTTGTAAATGACTCCAAGAAACTTGCCAAGATCTTCAGTTGAATTCCTCATCATCATCCATGAAAACCAGAGGAaaattgaaataggaatttccttaaggaaattcctgtttcaattttcctctgtggtctgacactgtcacatttttgtgtaatgaaattttaaaaataagtgatatatatatatatatatatatatatatatatatatatatatatatatatatatatatatatatatatatatatatatatagaaaagaaggtggtagaagaaaatatcaaagtgttcagtgaggatccccaaggtcttctctgaatactctttatttacttctccgaggctatgggtccctacatttgcaccagaggtggtaccttttagaatatacatatatatatatatatatatatatatatatatatatatatatatatatatatatatatatatatatatatatatatatatatatatatattatatatatatattttatatatcagAAAAACTCTTCCCTGTGAAGGGTTCGAACCCGGACAGTCAGGCGCTCCAAACACCTTAGCATGTCCAGTACTATACCCGCTAGACCACAACGCTTGTACTTGAAATTTTTGTATATTCACAAGAAACGGCGTGCCTTCTACATAGTCCCGAGTGCATATGCACACgcgcgcctgtgtgtgtgtgtgtgtgtgcgtgtgtgtgcgtatgtgtgcgaGCATTATCGCACAAGAGGTGACTCAGCTTCCACCGCACGCCACCAGGGCATGGCCGGCGCTGGCATGGAATCCCGCAGTTTAGTAATTCTCGGGTAGTTTCTGTGAGACTATTTACTTTACCTTGGCGATGTTTTGACGTGCACACAGACctgatacaatacaatacaatacaatacaattttatttaggtaaggtacatacatacaataaatatttacaaggattgtttgacttataggtatagctagtacatacaatgcctaaagccactattacgcaaagcgtttcgggcatggtgTGGTGGGAGCtgttccctggcctactgtgtcttTAGTGGTGCTAAATTCTGAGGACGAACGTGCACTCGGTGGGAAAGAGATGGCATATGGAAAAGAAGTTTTGGCTTCTTCTGTCAGATGGACTCTGGCTGATAGCGCAATGTTGATGATCTTCCAGACACACGTCTCCTCAGTACTGGAGAAAGACTATCATAGAGAAGACTGTGCCTAAGACGAAACTATCAATGATTCTCTGACCGTTGTTCCTCTTTCTGAAAGTTCAATAGGCCTaccagaacacccccccccccccactcccgctCTTTCACGCTGGGGGGGAAAAATGCAACTACATTTTTATTGACAGAATACCCACGTGGCCCATCCTCCAGGGGCGAAACTCTACCGAGCAAGCACTCTTCGCTCTGATCTTACCACCAGAACACACTTGGGTCCTTAGCCGGCAGAGTTTGAAGTCAGTAAGGCAGTTTGTCTCACAAGATGCCTTGCTCCTCTCGACCCCTGCCTGTATGACCGGAATTCTCATTGTCTCACAAGCCAATTTCCTCCCGTAAGGGCTCGCGGCTTGTAATTCCAAATAGccgcattttattttttttttttttgcctgtcgAGATACTCTCTAATAGTGGTTTAATAAATCAGGATTAACACAGGGTTACTTCGCACGCCCCGACAAGAGTTATTGGCTTGTATGATGCTCGTTGTTGGATGCTGCGTCTGAGCGAGTCCCTCCACTCTCACGAGAAAGAATTCACCctccacactatatatatatatatatatatatatatatatatatatatatatatatatatatatatatatatatatatatatatataaacacttaCCTTTCGATGGATATTAATAACATTTCTGGTGTTTATAAATGCTACACATGTTCCTCAGCTTTAAAGTCGATTTCTATGAAAACGGAGTTTATTTCCATGCTATTCTTAATTTAGTCCGATATGATCTGAACCTGGCATTACACGGTCTGGTCTCGAGAGGTGAAATTCCGTTGCTCCCTGTTGTTTAAGGGAGGTCATCTCTGATGCTGATTGGTCAGGGGGATGCTTACAAAATTCTCCAGAGGGCTAATCACCACCTCGGAGCGTCTCTGCCAGGCAGAGTTTTCGGCTAGGGAAGATTGCCGAGAAATCGGTCTTTTTCACAGATTCTGCGGACATTAGTCTCTGTCTGCTCTGTCGGTCTGTGTATGATATCTCGGTTTGTGTTTACTATCTCGGCCTGTGTCTGCACCCTCAGCCTGTTACTGTACCCTCGGCCTGTAATGACCTGAGTGTAATTACAGGCCATGAGTTCATGGCCTGGTACATGAACAGGATGAGGGAGCCAGTGTGAACCTGTGTCGTAGGGTCCGTGTTATTGTTCATACACCGAAGGGTGAGGGACCTCATTTCTTACCCACAGTAAGAATGACCTATTCGTTACATGTTGATTTGTCTTGcttgtgtttatttttatttatgttgcGTTCTTGTGTTTATGGTCGATGTTAACAGTGTTGTTTTTACCAGGAGAGTAGATTATCTCTACCTCTGGTTTAAGTAGGCCCAAATAGATAAGTTGAAACACAGGTGGTTGGTTTAAGTATATTCTCCATTTTATTTAAATTGCTCATGTATTTATCCGAGTAATTTTTGTTCTCCTCCTTTGTTGCCTGAACGACAGTTTGCTTCTCGTTTGTTTGGGTATTAAATAATGTTATTTCGGTAATTTTTTCACCATGATGGGATCTCTTTTGGTCTTTATTTTCTTTTGCTCTTTCTTGTTCTCTCTTTTACTTTCTCTTTTTTTGTTTTTACCTGTCTTCTCTGCTTCTCTGAGCTTttatctctctttttctttctcttctctttctacctctctctctctctctctctctctctctctctctctctctctcccctaccaTTACCCACCTCAGCGGGATGTGCCCTGACCACTGCCTCCCTCGGGCAACTGTCTTCACATTTTTCCTCCCAGTATCTTTCCAGTATCGCATTCCAGAGTCTTCcagtctttcctctctctctctctctctctctctctctctctctctctctctctctctctctctctctctctctctctctctctctctctctctctctctctctctctctctctctctcccctaccaTTACCCACCTCAGCGGGATGTGCCctgaccactgcctccctcaggcAACTGTCTTCACATTTTTCCTCCCAGTATCTTTCCAGTATCGCATTCCAGAGTCTTCCAgtctttcctttctctctctctctctctctctctctctctctctctctctctctctctctctctctctctctctctctctctctctctctctctctctctctctctctctttccctagaGAGTCGGCTCTATGTCAGAGCTTCAAATACCCAACAGAATAAATGAAGAATTCTGAGAGTTTCGATACACTGAAGAGGAGAAGAACTCTCAGGCAGCTGTACTGAGAACATCATGTCAAGAGAGCTTCAGAGTCTGACAAAAATAGtcgtgctggtgttgggtgtCAGCGGAAGCAAAACCAACAGCCTCGTAGATCATCCGTCTCTTGACGCCAAGTTTTTTTCCCCACTGACTGTTTATTAATTcccattatttatttttttagcgGTCAATATTATTTTCAGGTTGAGCATTTATGTCAATCTTTCGTTGACATATCCACGTGTATCTAACGGAATGAGTTCGTTTACGGCTGCGACACAGATGTTTGTTTATGGCTGCGACACAGATGTTCGTTTATGGCTGCGACACAGATGTTCGTTTATGGCTGCGACACAGATGTTCGTTTATGGCTGCGACACAGATGTTCGTTTATGGCTGCGACACAGATGTTCGTTTATGGCTGCGACACAGATGTTCGTTTATGGCTGCGACACAGATGTTCGTTTATGGCTGCGACACAGATGTTCATGGCTGTGACACAGATGTTTATGGCTGCGACACAGATGTTCGTTTATTACTGCGACACAGATGTTCGTTTATTACTGCGACACAGATGTTCGTTCATTACTGCGACACAGATGTTTGTTCATTACTGCGACACAGATGTTCGCTTATTACTGCGACACAGATGTTCGTTTATTGCTGCGACACAGATGTTCGTTCATTACTGCGACACAGATGTTTGCTTATTACTGCGACACAGATGTTCGTTCATTACTGCGACACAGATGTTCGTTCATTACTGCGTCACAGATGTTCGTTCATTACTGCGACACAGATGTTCGCTTATTACTGCGACACAGATGTTCGTTTATTACTGCGACACAGATGTTCGTTCATTACTGCGACACAGATGTTCGTTCATTACTGCGACAGATGTTCGTTCATTACTGCGACACAGATGTTCGCTTATTACTGCGACACAGATGTTCGTTCATTACTGCGACACAGATGTTCGTTCATTACTGCGACACAGATGTTTGTTTATTACTGCGACACAGATGTTTGTTTATAACTGCGACACAGATGTTTGTTTATGGCTGCGACACAGATGTTCGTTCATTACTGCGACACAGATGTTCGTTCATTACTGCGACACAGATGTTCGTTTATGGCTGCGACACAGATGTTTGTTTATGGCTGCGACACAGATGTTCGTTTTATCCTCGTTGTTTCTCTGGAACTCGGATTTTTTCTGTGGCAATTTAAGAGTGAGTTTGACATAGTTTCTCGTGTCGGCGGACGCCTTCAATTGCCTTTGATTGTGGTGCTAGTGGCTGTTAGACTGCTTGAGACTCTACAGCAGCTGTTTGAGTTCCTTGTAGCTTTGCTGTACCTGCCAGCTAATTGTAGTTTTTGCTGTACCTGTCAGCTAATTGTAGTTTTTGCTGTACCTGCCAGCTAATTGTAGTTTTTGCTGTACCTGCCAGCTAATTGTAGTTTTTGCTGTACCTGCCAGCTAATTGTAGTTTTTGCTGTACCTGCCAGCTAATTGTAGTTTTTGCTGTACCTGCCAGCTAATTGTAGTTTTTGCTGTATCTGCCAGCTATTTGTAGTTTTTGCTGTACCTGCCAGCTAATTGTAGTTTTTGCTGTATCTGCCAGCTAATTGTAGCTTTTGCTGTACCTGCCAGCTAATTGTAGTTTTTGCTGTACCTGCCAGCTAATTGTAGCTTTTGCTGTACCTGCCAGCTAATTGTAGTTTTTGCTGTACCTGCCAGCTAATTGTAGTTTTTGCTGTACCTGCCAGCTAATTGTAGTTTTTGCTGTACCTGCCAGCTAATTGTAGTTTTTGCTGTACCTGCCAGCTAATTGTAGCTTTTGCTGTACCTGCCAGCTAATTGTAGTTTTTGCTGTACCTGCCAGCTAATTGTAGCTTTTGCTGTACCTGCCAGCTAATTGTAGTTTTTGCTGTATCTGCCAGCTAATTGTAGTTTTTTTACTGTACCTGCCAGCTAATTGTAGCTTTTGCTGTACCTGCCAGCTAATTGTAGTTTTTGCTGTACCTGCCAGCTAATTGTAGCTTTTGCTGTACCTGCCAGCTAATTGTAGTTTTTGCTGTACCTGCCAGCTAATTGTAGCTTTTGCTGTATCTGCCAGCTAATTGTAGTTTTTGCTGTACCTGCCAGCTAATTGTAGCTTTTGCTGTACCTGCCAGCTAATTGTAGTTTTTGCTGTACCTGCCAGCTAATTGTAGCTTTTGCTGTACCTGCCAGCTAATTGTAGTTTTTGCTGTATCTGCCAGCTAATTGTAGTTTTTTTACTGTACCTGCCAGCTAATTGTAGCTTTTGCTGTACCTGCCAGCTAATTGTAGTTTTTGCTGTACCTGCCAGCTAATTGTAGCTTTTGCTGTACCTGCCAGCTAATTGTAGTTTTTGCTGTACCTGCCAGCTAATTGTAGCTTTTGCTGTATCTGCCAGCTAATTGTAGTTTTTTTACTGTACCTGCCAGCTAATTGTAGCTTTTGCTGTACCTGCCAGCTAATTGTAGTTTTTTTACTGTACCTGCCAGCTAATTGTAGTTTTTTTACTGTACCTGCCAGCTAATTGTAGCTTTTGCTGTACCTGCCAGCTAATTGTAGTTTTTGCTGTACCTGCCAGCTAATTGTAGCTTTTGCTGTATCTGCCAGCTAATTGTAGTTTTTTTACTGTACCTGCCAGCTAATTGTAGCTTTTGCTGTATCTGCCAGCTATTTGTAGTTTTTttacggtacctgccagctaattGTAGTTTTTGCTGTATCTGCCAGCTAATTGTAGTTTTTGCTGTACCTGCCAGCTAATTGTAGTTTTTTTACTGTACCTGCCAGCTAATTGCTGGCAGGTATGTTGTAGCAAGGCTAATTGCTTGTTATGTTCTAGCAACACTAGTCCCTGTTATTCAACTAGTTTAAGCTAGCACTCTCCAAAACTAGGTTGTTAGTACGAGTGTTAAATGTCGTTGATGATGCTGGGGTGTCGTTGATGATGCTGGGGTGTCGTTGATGATGCTGGGGTGTCGTTGATGATGCTGGGGAGTCGTTGATGATGCTGGGGAGTCGTTGAGGATGCTGGGGTGTCGTTGATGATGCTGGGGTGTCGTTGATGGTGCTGGGGTGTCGTTGATGATGCTGGGGTGTCGTTGATGATGCTGTGGTGTCGTTGATGGTGCTGGGGTGTCGTTGATGATGCTGGGGTGTCGTTGATGATGCTGGGGAGTCGTTGATGATGCTGGGGAGTCGTTGAGGATGCTGGGGTGTCGTTGATGATGCTGGGGTGTCGTTGATGGTGCTGGGGTGTCGTTGATGATGCTGGGGAGTCGTTGATGATGCTGGGGAGTCGTTGAGGATGCTGGGGTGTCGTTGATGATGCTGGGGTGTCGTTGATGGTGCTGGGGTGTCGTTGATGATGCTGGGGTGTCGTTGATGATGCTGTGGTGTCGTTGATGGTGCTGGGGTGTCGTTGATGATGCTGGGGTGTCGTTGATGATGCTGGGGTGTCGTTGATGATGCTGGGGTGTCGTTGATGATGCTGGGGTGTCGTTGATGATGCTGGGGAGTCGTTGAGGATGCTGGGGTGTCGTTGATGATGCTGGGGTGTCGTTGATGGTGCTGGGGTGTCGTTGATGATGCTGGGGAGTCGTTGATGATGCTGGGGAGTCGTTGATGATGCTGGGGAGTCGTTGAGGATGCTGGGGTGTCGTTGATGATGCTGGGGTGTCGTTGATGGTGCTGGGGTGTCGTTGATGATGCTGGGGTGTCGTTGATGATGCTGTGGTGTCGTTGATGGTGCTGGGGTGTCGTTGATGATGCTGGGGTGTCGTTGATGATGCTGGGGTGTCGTTGATGATGCTGGGGTGTCGTTGATGATGCTGGGGTGTCGTTGATGATGCTGGGGTGTCGTTGATGATGCTGGGGTGTCGTTGATGATGCTGGGGTGTCGTTGATGATGCTGGGGTGTCGTTGATGGTGCTGGGGTGTCGTTGATGATGCTGGGGAGTCGTTGATGATGCTGGGGTGTCGTTGAGGATGCTGGGGTGTCGTTGATGATGCTGGGGTGTCGTTGATGATGCTGGGGTGTCGTTGATGATGTTGGGGTGTCGTTGATGATGCTGGGGTGTCGTTGATGATGCTGGGGTGTCGTTGATGATGCTGGGGTGTCGTTGATGATGCTGGGGTGTCGTTGATGATGCTGGGGTGTCGTTGATGATGCTGGGGTGTCGTTGAGGATATTGTTGGATGCTGGTAGGGCACCAaagagatagagagggggggCGAGGTTCCAGGTAGGCCTAGGGAGAAAAACgagatgagagggggggggggaatgttgagGAGTTAGGCGCTAAGTAGCAAGACAActcggaggggagggagaggcgacAAGGAAGAAGGCgatggagagaggagggggaggggggagaggtagagtgaggggggaggggggagagggagagtgagggggggagagggagagtgagggggggagggggagagggagagagaggaggggaggggagatggagagagaggaggggaggggaggagggggaggggggagagggagagggaggaggggagagagggaaggggagcaaCGAGTAGGGAAGCATGAGAAGCAACGTGGATGAAGTACCCTTGTCTCTCCCTTCAtcacaacccccttcccccccactcccccttacctcacctctcctcccccccccccctccccttcctctgttcctccccctctcttcacTCTTCTACCGTCGCTTGGAGGTGGggggatgagagggggggggagaagggatctGATGGGATAggcaacaggaggaggaggaggagtggtggtggagggagggaaggtagtgagaatgaggggtgggagggggtggagaaGGAGGGGGGTATgcagccccccccaccccccgacaCAAGCATAGCCAACCAGCTCGCCTCGAGCAATGACcaccttggtggggggggggtagcaggAGCGGGAGAAGgacaggggggggagaaggatatgaggggggagggggggaggtataGATGGACTTAAGGGTAGGCAGGTGTTTCCAGGATGGGCCTacgtccccctccccctcccccccagagaCGGGACCCCAGTAACAAGAGGGATATACACCTCTGAGACGCCCCAGCAAGCTCAACATACGAGAGGAATGAGGTGAAAACAATTGAGCGTTGCAATATACGTCTAGGAGCAGGCCGCTGGCACGCCTCGTGTCCTGGGTGTTGCCACACTCTCTCAGCCTCGTGTAGCGGCCCCTCAGCTACACCCAACACCTCGCAAATACACATATCGCACTCGGAGGAGCTATATATTCAtggtgttttgtgtgtatatgtatgatgGGGTGTATGTTGTGTGGAGGAGGCAGCGAGGGCGGCCTGGAGGGTGGCGAGGGCGGCCTGGAGGGTGGCGAGGGCGGCCTGGAGGGTGGTGAGGCGCTGAAGACTAGCATAATACCCGCGCCAGAGGGCCGGACGCTTGCGCCACGGCCCccgcctcaacactacactccacgCCGGCCCCTCAGCTCCGCCCTAGTTGATTTAACGTCAGTCGTGATTCCTCAGCGCCTCAGCGAGGGGGCAAGTTTGAGGTGAGGGGGcatgatgccccccccccccagcaatccTGCTAGCGCTAATGGTGcggagggggggtgagtgggggaagGTTGCGTCGGGCGCCGGGTAGCGCCGGGGTGGTGACGTCACACTGGGCGGGCACATGACACTTGGGTATGCGGACCTAAGCGGCCTCGCCACACCGGCCTCGCCACACCGGCCTCGCCTCTTCCCTCATCTTCATCCTATTTCTTAATGCTTGAGGGGGGCTAGGGGGGGGAGCGctggctgctcctccccgctcctccctca is a window encoding:
- the LOC123775221 gene encoding polycystin-1-like protein 3; this encodes MAATLPKLVEEIVSSREHSFIQQYPQRHPSIINDTPASSTTPQHHQRHPSIINDTPASSTTPQHHQRHPNIINDTPASSTTPQHHQRHPSILNDTPASSTTPQHHQRHPSTINDTPASSTTPQHHQRHPSIINDTPASSTTPQHHQRHPSIINDTPASSTTPQHHQRHPSTINDTTASSTTPQHHQRHPSTINDTPASSTTPQHPQRLPSIINDSPASSTTPQHHQRHPSTINDTPASSTTPQHPQRLPSIINDTPASSTTPQHHQRHPSIINDTPASSTTPQHHQRHHSIINDTPASSTTPQHHQRHPSIINDTPASSTTPQHHQRLPSIINDTPAPSTTPQHHQRHPSILNDSPASSTTPQHHQRHPSIINDTPAPSTTPQHHQRHPSIINDTPAPSTTPQHHQRHPSILNDSPASSTTPQHHQRHPSIINDTPASSTTPQHHQRHLTLKKSEFQRNNEDKTNICVAAINKHLCRSHKRTSVSQ